The following proteins are encoded in a genomic region of Glycine max cultivar Williams 82 chromosome 18, Glycine_max_v4.0, whole genome shotgun sequence:
- the LOC100782568 gene encoding probable phosphopantothenoylcysteine decarboxylase, whose protein sequence is MDCSDPASKKAKAEAGCAITRKPRILLGACGSVGAVKFGHVCRCFAEWAEVRAVVTKSSLCFIDEQTFPKDVVVFCDKHEWLTWKKLGDPVMHIELLRWAEIMVIAPLSANTLGKIAGGLCDNLLTCIVRAWDYSKPLFVAPSMNSIVWRNPFTERHCTEIDELGITLIPPVTHTTASGDFEHGAMAEPSTISSTVRVFYVLKMQKK, encoded by the exons ATGGATTGCTCTGATCCAGCAAGTAAAAAGGCAAAAGCTGAGGCAGGGTGTGCTATTACAAGGAAGCCTCGGATTCTACTTGGTGCTTGTGGAAGTGTTGGTGCTGTGAAATTTGGGCATGTTTGTCGTTGTTTTGCAGAATGGGCAGAAGTAAGGGCGGTGGTCACAAAATCATCCTTGTGTTTTATTGATGAACAAACATTTCCCAAGGATGTTGTTgtattttgtgataagcatgaGTGGCTTACATGGAAAAAGCTAGGTGATCCTGTGATGCATATTGAGCTTCTTAGATGGGCTGAAATAATGGTCATTGCTCCATTGTCAGCAAATACTCTTGGCAAG ATAGCTGGAGGGTTGTGTGACAATCTTCTGACATGTATTGTGAGAGCATGGGACTACAGCAAGCCACTGTTTGTTGCACCATCCATGAACTCTATTGTATGGAGAAACCCTTTCACCGAACGGCATTGCACCGAGATTGATGAGCTTGGCATCACTCTCATCCCTCCTGTTACACATACAACAGCTAGTGGGGATTTTGAGCATGGCGCAATGGCTGAACCTTCAACCATTTCCTCGACTGTGAGAGTTTTTTATGTGTTAAAGATGCAGAAAAAGTAG